From Budorcas taxicolor isolate Tak-1 chromosome 19, Takin1.1, whole genome shotgun sequence, the proteins below share one genomic window:
- the COPZ2 gene encoding coatomer subunit zeta-2 isoform X2 produces MQRPEAWPRPHPGEGAAAAPTGGPAPPARAGEPAGLRLQEPSLYTIKAVFILDNDGHRLLAKYYDDTFPSMKEQMAFEKNVFNKTSRTDSEIAFFGGMTIVYKSSIDLFLYVVGSSYENELMLMSVLTCLFESLNHVLRKNVEKRWLLENMDGAFLVVDEIVDGGVILESDPQQVIQKVNFRADDSGLTEHSVAQGPH; encoded by the exons ATGCAGCGGCCGGAGGCCTGGCCACGTCCGCACCCGGGGGAGGGGGCCGCGGCCGCCCCGACTGGGGGCCCGGCGCCGCCCGCCCGAGCTGGGGAGCCCGCGGGGCTGCGG TTGCAGGAACCTTCCCTCTACACTATCAAGGCCGTTTTCATCCTAGATAATGACGGACACCGCCTGCTGGCCAAG TATTATGATGACACATTCCCTTCCATGAAAGAGCAGATGGCCTTCGAGAAAAATGTCTTCAACAAGACCAGCCGAACTGACA GTGAGATTGCATTTTTCGGGGGCATGACCATCGTCTACAAGAGCAGCATTGACCTCTTTCTGTATGTGGTGGGCTCATCCTACGAGAACGAG CTGATGCTCATGTCTGTTCTCACCTGCCTGTTTGAATCCCTGAACCACGTGCTAAG GAAGAACGTGGAGAAGCGCTGGTTGCTGGAGAACATGGACGGAGCCTTCCTGGTGGTGGATGAGATTGTGGATGGCGG CGTGATTCTGGAGAGTGACCCTCAGCAAGTGATCCAGAAAGTGAATTTTAGG GCGGATGACAGCGGCTTGACTGAACACAGTGTGGCCCAG GGTCCGCACTGA
- the COPZ2 gene encoding coatomer subunit zeta-2 isoform X1: MQRPEAWPRPHPGEGAAAAPTGGPAPPARAGEPAGLRLQEPSLYTIKAVFILDNDGHRLLAKYYDDTFPSMKEQMAFEKNVFNKTSRTDSEIAFFGGMTIVYKSSIDLFLYVVGSSYENELMLMSVLTCLFESLNHVLRKNVEKRWLLENMDGAFLVVDEIVDGGVILESDPQQVIQKVNFRADDSGLTEHSVAQVLQSAKEQIKWSLLK, from the exons ATGCAGCGGCCGGAGGCCTGGCCACGTCCGCACCCGGGGGAGGGGGCCGCGGCCGCCCCGACTGGGGGCCCGGCGCCGCCCGCCCGAGCTGGGGAGCCCGCGGGGCTGCGG TTGCAGGAACCTTCCCTCTACACTATCAAGGCCGTTTTCATCCTAGATAATGACGGACACCGCCTGCTGGCCAAG TATTATGATGACACATTCCCTTCCATGAAAGAGCAGATGGCCTTCGAGAAAAATGTCTTCAACAAGACCAGCCGAACTGACA GTGAGATTGCATTTTTCGGGGGCATGACCATCGTCTACAAGAGCAGCATTGACCTCTTTCTGTATGTGGTGGGCTCATCCTACGAGAACGAG CTGATGCTCATGTCTGTTCTCACCTGCCTGTTTGAATCCCTGAACCACGTGCTAAG GAAGAACGTGGAGAAGCGCTGGTTGCTGGAGAACATGGACGGAGCCTTCCTGGTGGTGGATGAGATTGTGGATGGCGG CGTGATTCTGGAGAGTGACCCTCAGCAAGTGATCCAGAAAGTGAATTTTAGG GCGGATGACAGCGGCTTGACTGAACACAGTGTGGCCCAG GTTCTTCAGTCTGCCAAGGAACAAATTAAATGGTCGTTACTGAAATGA
- the COPZ2 gene encoding coatomer subunit zeta-2 isoform X3, protein MQRPEAWPRPHPGEGAAAAPTGGPAPPARAGEPAGLRLQEPSLYTIKAVFILDNDGHRLLAKYYDDTFPSMKEQMAFEKNVFNKTSRTDSEIAFFGGMTIVYKSSIDLFLYVVGSSYENELMLMSVLTCLFESLNHVLRKNVEKRWLLENMDGAFLVVDEIVDGGVILESDPQQVIQKVNFRVLQSAKEQIKWSLLK, encoded by the exons ATGCAGCGGCCGGAGGCCTGGCCACGTCCGCACCCGGGGGAGGGGGCCGCGGCCGCCCCGACTGGGGGCCCGGCGCCGCCCGCCCGAGCTGGGGAGCCCGCGGGGCTGCGG TTGCAGGAACCTTCCCTCTACACTATCAAGGCCGTTTTCATCCTAGATAATGACGGACACCGCCTGCTGGCCAAG TATTATGATGACACATTCCCTTCCATGAAAGAGCAGATGGCCTTCGAGAAAAATGTCTTCAACAAGACCAGCCGAACTGACA GTGAGATTGCATTTTTCGGGGGCATGACCATCGTCTACAAGAGCAGCATTGACCTCTTTCTGTATGTGGTGGGCTCATCCTACGAGAACGAG CTGATGCTCATGTCTGTTCTCACCTGCCTGTTTGAATCCCTGAACCACGTGCTAAG GAAGAACGTGGAGAAGCGCTGGTTGCTGGAGAACATGGACGGAGCCTTCCTGGTGGTGGATGAGATTGTGGATGGCGG CGTGATTCTGGAGAGTGACCCTCAGCAAGTGATCCAGAAAGTGAATTTTAGG GTTCTTCAGTCTGCCAAGGAACAAATTAAATGGTCGTTACTGAAATGA